A stretch of Mya arenaria isolate MELC-2E11 chromosome 14, ASM2691426v1 DNA encodes these proteins:
- the LOC128216394 gene encoding uncharacterized protein LOC128216394: MGRNVTDGAALRARSVIGGAALKVRNVTGGAAFRARNVTGGNALRARNVTDDAALRARNVTDDAALRARNVIGGAALRARNVTGGAALRARNVTGGTALRARNVTDDAVLRARNVTDGAALRACNVTAGAALRAHNMVVVQH, translated from the coding sequence ATGGGGCGTAATGTCACTGATGGTGCAGCATTAAGGGCTCGTAGCGTCATTGGTGGGGCAGCATTAAAGGTTCGTAATGTCACTGGTGGTGCAGCATTTAGGGCTCGTAATGTCACTGGTGGTAATGCATTAAGGGCTCGTAATGTCACTGATGATGCAGCATTAAGGGCTCGTAATGTCACTGATGATGCAGCATTAAGGGCTCGTAATGTCATTGGTGGGGCAGCATTAAGGGCTCGTAATGTCACTGGTGGTGCAGCATTAAGGGCTCGTAATGTCACTGGTGGTACAGCATTAAGGGCTCGTAATGTCACTGATGATGCAGTATTAAGGGCTCGTAATGTCACTGATGGTGCAGCATTGAGGGCTTGTAATGTCACTGCTGGTGCAGCATTAAGAGCTCATAATATGGTGGTGGTGCAGCATTAA
- the LOC128216714 gene encoding uncharacterized protein LOC128216714, translated as MDAVPGRIAPEATGSFHDHTYCQPCAEDGKRILPDAFCTVCKEFLCSTCARVHRNMKLTKSHVLQDKSSMPSSFHAESEDETFTETCQFHANEFIKYYCPNHEALLCGESVVDYEKHRSCKVKKISQLAKHYKEGAEYKSLKTGIVQMVSDIENYLSFIQASMKSVEEESLTNINELRKFKHEIIQLLDKRENELLEEIDRKKRESETLLNEMKANCLDMKTATEKLKAELQAKEVNNNQLFVSGTRAIKELVGLQASLEDIRRRGKVPHSKFSRDPATEQLQSSNTAIGRVDQVASDLADQQKQPQELALNQCRADLSQSQFSKLPDIPVKTAACRECALTRVTLLSRGRLLLADCYNNSVKLVDTTTNKMVSQVKLPGQPWDLCLLPGERAAVNLPGLKEIQFVSTQENVTLQDVVKVDGACHGIDFCDDNLIVSSTNPAKVVLMDMKGKVKKSVDKGSSGKPLFQYPEFLTVTRDSQTPPVIYVSDRGTSTITKLSISLEVLQSYQDPLLELPHGLAAMGDNQLLVCGWSSDNILLLDTLTGKITQLLGKEEGIEWPYSVTYCSLRKMLFVTCWHSGRRYSNNIVKVFNLV; from the exons ATGGATGCAGTTCCAGGGAGAATCGCGCCCGAGGCTACAGGGTCGTTCCATGACCACACTTATTGTCAGCCATGTGCTGAGGATGGGAAGAGAATCCTTCCTGATGCCTTCTGTACCGTCTGCAAGGAGTTTTTGTGTTCCACTTGCGCCCGTGTACACAGGAACATGAAGCTGACCAAGAGCCATGTCCTCCAGGACAAGAGCAGTATGCCTTCCTCATTCCATGCTGAAAGTGAGGATGAGACGTTTACAGAGACATGTCAGTTCCATGCGAATGAGTTTATAAAGTATTACTGTCCCAACCATGAAGCACTTCTGTGTGGCGAAAGCGTAGTTGATTATGAAAAACATCGCTCTtgtaaagtaaagaaaatttCTCAATTGGCAAAACATTACAAAGAGGGTGCAGAATACAAAAGTCTGAAAACAGGTATTGTGCAGATGGTCAGTGacattgaaaactatttatCGTTCATACAGGCGAGCATGAAATCAGTTGAAGAGGAAAGTCTTACCAATATTAATGAGCTTCGAAAATTCAAACATGAGATCATCCAGTTATTGGATAAGAGGGAGAACGAGTTATTGGAAGAAATTGATCGGAAGAAACGGGAATCCGAGACGCTGCTAAATGAAATGAAGGCAAACTGTCTAGACATGAAAACTGCCACTGAGAAGCTCAAGGCCGAGCTACAAGCTAAGGAGGTCAACAACAACCAGCTGTTTGTATCTGGAACAAGGGCGATCAAGGAGTTAGTCGGTCTTCAGGCATCACTTGAGGACATCAGGAGAAGAGGTAAAGTTCCACACTCGAAATTCAGTAGGGACCCAGCAACAGAACAGCTGCAGTCCTCAAACACAGCTATTGGCAGAGTGGACCAGGTGGCGTCAGATTTGGCAGACCAGCAGAAACAACCCCAGGAGCTGG CCTTAAACCAGTGCCGAGCAGACCTTAGCCAATCCCAGTTTAGCAAGCTGCCTGACATTCCAGTGAAGACGGCAGCATGCCGTGAATGCGCACTGACCAGAGTAACCCTCCTGTCCAGAGGCAGGCTCCTACTGGCTGACTGCTACAATAACTCAGTAAAGCTTGTGGACACCACTACAAACAAGATGGTATCCCAGGTGAAACTTCCAGGTCAGCCTTGGGACCTGTGTCTCCTGCCTGGGGAAAGGGCAGCCGTCAACCTGCCTGGTTTGAAGGAGATACAGTTCGTATCTACTCAGGAAAATGTCACGCTACAGGATGTTGTTAAAGTAGATGGAGCATGTCATGGAATAGATTTCTGTGATGACAACTTGATAGTGTCCTCTACCAACCCAGCCAAGGTTGTGTTGATGGACATGAAGGGAAAGGTGAAGAAGAGTGTGGACAAAGGCAGCAGTGGAAAACCTTTGTTTCAGTATCCTGAGTTTCTGACAGTGACCAGAGACAGCCAGACTCCTCCAGTCATATATGTCTCAGATCGGGGCACCAGCACCATTACCAAGCTGAGCATCTCACTAGAGGTCCTCCAGTCGTACCAAGATCCGTTACTGGAATTACCACATGGTCTGGCAGCTATGGGTGACAACCAGCTGCTCGTGTGTGGATGGAGCAGTGACAACATTCTGTTACTGGATACACTCACCGGCAAGATAACCCAACTGCTGGGGAAAGAAGAGGGGATAGAGTGGCCATACAGTGTGACTTACTGTTCACTGAGGAAGATGTTGTTTGTCACCTGCTGGCACTCTGGCAGACGTTATTCCAATAATATCGTAAAAGTATTCAACTTAGTATAG